Proteins found in one Apostichopus japonicus isolate 1M-3 chromosome 16, ASM3797524v1, whole genome shotgun sequence genomic segment:
- the LOC139982862 gene encoding uncharacterized protein isoform X1 — protein sequence MINLTKNFAKWRYTCGDTARFLLLYVPLFHDFYHAIPVILKTPCNMDLYVFAIVFCALILTPSLGFSVKVDFSTNINKPIRYTAEELRTMKPRPCHLANDILNLDLPYEMRRRKRGKAGGVRKRLKTRKFKPFLPSIIMGKVQSLGNKMDELYGNVRFIQDFKHISLMSFTETWLNETVTDDCVNKNGFKLVRGDRDLNLADKQKGGGVCLYVNEQWCHTNNVTTKQYLCSTNVEDLVAGLRPYYLPRECSHVIHLATYVPNRSVARAAANELSALIQDLETAHPNAFVVIYGDFNHCSLRKTSVNYYQHVHCPTHGEATLELCYSNVKEAYVASPITKLGKSDHDLIIMQSKYPPIVQRQKPKLLTVKQWNRTATDHPQLSLDLTDWNVFVEATDGIDELTQTIKQIKVYPNNKPWITREVKLIINKKKQLYGQGDKDGLKAVQKRTQ from the coding sequence ATGATTAACTTAACTAAAAACTTCGCCAAGTGGCGCTACACATGTGGCGACACAGCTCGTTTTCTACTCTTATATGTTCCTTTATTTCACGATTTCTACCATGCAATACCTGTTATCTTAAAAACTCCGTGCAATATGGATTTATACGTGTTTGCCATCGTGTTTTGTGCCTTAATACTCACTCCTTCACTTGGTTTCTCTGTGAAAGTGGATTTTTCAACTAACATTAACAAACCTATCCGGTATACCGCAGAGGAGCTACGTACTATGAAGCCTAGGCCTTGTCATCTTGCCAATGATATACTGAACTTGGATTTACCATATGAAATGAGGAGAAGGAAGCGAGGGAAAGCCGGAGGAGTAAGAAAGAGACTTAAGACCCGTAAGTTCAAGCCGTTTCTACCGTCAATAATTATGGGCAAAGTACAGTCGCTCGGTAACAAAATGGACGAGTTGTACGGCAATGTTCGCTTCATACAAGATTTTAAACATATCAGTCTTATGTCGTTCACAGAGACTTGGCTCAATGAAACTGTCACGGATGATTGCGTTAACAAAAATGGATTTAAATTAGTACGGGGAGACAGAGACCTAAATCTGGCAGACAAACAAAAGGGAGGAGGAGTATGCCTATATGTTAACGAACAATGGTGTCATACGAATAACGTCACAACGAAACAATACCTATGCTCTACGAACGTGGAAGATCTAGTTGCTGGCTTGAGACCCTATTATCTCCCCAGGGAATGTTCGCATGTTATCCATCTTGCAACGTATGTACCCAATCGCAGTGTTGCCAGAGCTGCCGCTAATGAGTTAAGTGCTCTTATTCAAGATTTAGAGACAGCTCATCCTAATGCCTTTGTTGTCATCTATGGAGACTTCAACCACTGTTCATTGAGGAAAACAAGTGTTAACTATTACCAACATGTCCATTGTCCTACTCACGGCGAAGCTACCTTAGAATTGTGCTACTCCAATGTAAAAGAGGCTTACGTAGCATCACCGATAACAAAGCTGGGGAAATCGGACCACGATTTGATTATAATGCAGTCGAAATACCCACCTATTGTACAGAGGCAGAAACCGAAACTGCTCACAGTGAAACAATGGAATCGTACAGCCACTGATCACCCCCAACTCTCTTTAGATCTCACTGACTGGAATGTATTCGTCGAAGCCACCGATGGGATAGATGAACTTACTCAAACGATCAAACAGATTAAAGTCTACCCAAATAACAAACCATGGATTACGAGGGAAGTCAAGTTGATTATCAATAAGAAGAAACAACTCTATGGACAAGGGGATAAGGACGGATTGAAAGCTGTCCAAAAAAGAACTCAATAA
- the LOC139982862 gene encoding uncharacterized protein isoform X2 yields MINLTKNFAKWRYTCGDTARFLLLYVPLFHDFYHAIPVILKTPCNMDLYVFAIVFCALILTPSLGFSVKVDFSTNINKPIRYTAEELRTMKPRPCHLANDILNLDLPYEMRRRKRGKAGGVRKRLKTQTWLNETVTDDCVNKNGFKLVRGDRDLNLADKQKGGGVCLYVNEQWCHTNNVTTKQYLCSTNVEDLVAGLRPYYLPRECSHVIHLATYVPNRSVARAAANELSALIQDLETAHPNAFVVIYGDFNHCSLRKTSVNYYQHVHCPTHGEATLELCYSNVKEAYVASPITKLGKSDHDLIIMQSKYPPIVQRQKPKLLTVKQWNRTATDHPQLSLDLTDWNVFVEATDGIDELTQTIKQIKVYPNNKPWITREVKLIINKKKQLYGQGDKDGLKAVQKRTQ; encoded by the exons ATGATTAACTTAACTAAAAACTTCGCCAAGTGGCGCTACACATGTGGCGACACAGCTCGTTTTCTACTCTTATATGTTCCTTTATTTCACGATTTCTACCATGCAATACCTGTTATCTTAAAAACTCCGTGCAATATGGATTTATACGTGTTTGCCATCGTGTTTTGTGCCTTAATACTCACTCCTTCACTTGGTTTCTCTGTGAAAGTGGATTTTTCAACTAACATTAACAAACCTATCCGGTATACCGCAGAGGAGCTACGTACTATGAAGCCTAGGCCTTGTCATCTTGCCAATGATATACTGAACTTGGATTTACCATATGAAATGAGGAGAAGGAAGCGAGGGAAAGCCGGAGGAGTAAGAAAGAGACTTAAGACCC AGACTTGGCTCAATGAAACTGTCACGGATGATTGCGTTAACAAAAATGGATTTAAATTAGTACGGGGAGACAGAGACCTAAATCTGGCAGACAAACAAAAGGGAGGAGGAGTATGCCTATATGTTAACGAACAATGGTGTCATACGAATAACGTCACAACGAAACAATACCTATGCTCTACGAACGTGGAAGATCTAGTTGCTGGCTTGAGACCCTATTATCTCCCCAGGGAATGTTCGCATGTTATCCATCTTGCAACGTATGTACCCAATCGCAGTGTTGCCAGAGCTGCCGCTAATGAGTTAAGTGCTCTTATTCAAGATTTAGAGACAGCTCATCCTAATGCCTTTGTTGTCATCTATGGAGACTTCAACCACTGTTCATTGAGGAAAACAAGTGTTAACTATTACCAACATGTCCATTGTCCTACTCACGGCGAAGCTACCTTAGAATTGTGCTACTCCAATGTAAAAGAGGCTTACGTAGCATCACCGATAACAAAGCTGGGGAAATCGGACCACGATTTGATTATAATGCAGTCGAAATACCCACCTATTGTACAGAGGCAGAAACCGAAACTGCTCACAGTGAAACAATGGAATCGTACAGCCACTGATCACCCCCAACTCTCTTTAGATCTCACTGACTGGAATGTATTCGTCGAAGCCACCGATGGGATAGATGAACTTACTCAAACGATCAAACAGATTAAAGTCTACCCAAATAACAAACCATGGATTACGAGGGAAGTCAAGTTGATTATCAATAAGAAGAAACAACTCTATGGACAAGGGGATAAGGACGGATTGAAAGCTGTCCAAAAAAGAACTCAATAA
- the LOC139982862 gene encoding uncharacterized protein isoform X3: MKPRPCHLANDILNLDLPYEMRRRKRGKAGGVRKRLKTRKFKPFLPSIIMGKVQSLGNKMDELYGNVRFIQDFKHISLMSFTETWLNETVTDDCVNKNGFKLVRGDRDLNLADKQKGGGVCLYVNEQWCHTNNVTTKQYLCSTNVEDLVAGLRPYYLPRECSHVIHLATYVPNRSVARAAANELSALIQDLETAHPNAFVVIYGDFNHCSLRKTSVNYYQHVHCPTHGEATLELCYSNVKEAYVASPITKLGKSDHDLIIMQSKYPPIVQRQKPKLLTVKQWNRTATDHPQLSLDLTDWNVFVEATDGIDELTQTIKQIKVYPNNKPWITREVKLIINKKKQLYGQGDKDGLKAVQKRTQ, translated from the coding sequence ATGAAGCCTAGGCCTTGTCATCTTGCCAATGATATACTGAACTTGGATTTACCATATGAAATGAGGAGAAGGAAGCGAGGGAAAGCCGGAGGAGTAAGAAAGAGACTTAAGACCCGTAAGTTCAAGCCGTTTCTACCGTCAATAATTATGGGCAAAGTACAGTCGCTCGGTAACAAAATGGACGAGTTGTACGGCAATGTTCGCTTCATACAAGATTTTAAACATATCAGTCTTATGTCGTTCACAGAGACTTGGCTCAATGAAACTGTCACGGATGATTGCGTTAACAAAAATGGATTTAAATTAGTACGGGGAGACAGAGACCTAAATCTGGCAGACAAACAAAAGGGAGGAGGAGTATGCCTATATGTTAACGAACAATGGTGTCATACGAATAACGTCACAACGAAACAATACCTATGCTCTACGAACGTGGAAGATCTAGTTGCTGGCTTGAGACCCTATTATCTCCCCAGGGAATGTTCGCATGTTATCCATCTTGCAACGTATGTACCCAATCGCAGTGTTGCCAGAGCTGCCGCTAATGAGTTAAGTGCTCTTATTCAAGATTTAGAGACAGCTCATCCTAATGCCTTTGTTGTCATCTATGGAGACTTCAACCACTGTTCATTGAGGAAAACAAGTGTTAACTATTACCAACATGTCCATTGTCCTACTCACGGCGAAGCTACCTTAGAATTGTGCTACTCCAATGTAAAAGAGGCTTACGTAGCATCACCGATAACAAAGCTGGGGAAATCGGACCACGATTTGATTATAATGCAGTCGAAATACCCACCTATTGTACAGAGGCAGAAACCGAAACTGCTCACAGTGAAACAATGGAATCGTACAGCCACTGATCACCCCCAACTCTCTTTAGATCTCACTGACTGGAATGTATTCGTCGAAGCCACCGATGGGATAGATGAACTTACTCAAACGATCAAACAGATTAAAGTCTACCCAAATAACAAACCATGGATTACGAGGGAAGTCAAGTTGATTATCAATAAGAAGAAACAACTCTATGGACAAGGGGATAAGGACGGATTGAAAGCTGTCCAAAAAAGAACTCAATAA
- the LOC139982862 gene encoding uncharacterized protein isoform X6 — protein sequence MPKSLVFGEQKDISDYHSSNSLAWTSSVYNNNGKLPMEPLVDSQLKGLDTSSSDSLPSTILLEPWGEEDILQSPQSASSLSFSDDSTELPPLKRQKFVLPASSTLSTAATTPSAAPLTLTQPPSAPTCNVPCSSTPLQGNPSPESASLPPFQKARFDVPEILKLKPQGCGVIKAINRNHTLSSTNKKYIANMCTSHLIDLCGYSPSSAMKEAMAQAIVTAFPCLKDPEGKGYETWYIKGSRKRSAKGAFEDHLRYRRRKKKVDDESTVAHTSNDHKDPDEEVEGPTATYGDVEKMQALTDWLKHKNGPAMKVRTTMKETTWYRNKIYQAQQEK from the exons TTGCCAATGGAACCACTAGTTGACTCTCAACTTAAGGGACTTGATACAAGTTCATCAGACTCCCTTCCATCTACTATATTGCTTGAGCCCTGGGGGGAGGAGGATATCCTGCAATCACCCCAAAGTGCCTCAAGCCTATCATTTTCTGATGACTCAACTGAATTACCACCCTTAAAAAGACAGAAGTTTGTGCTACCAGCTTCCTCAACTTTAAGTACTGCTGCAACAACACCATCAGCTGCTCCTTTGACCTTAACACAACCACCATCAGCACCTACCTGCAATGTACCATGTTCCTCAACACCCTTACAAGGAAATCCATCTCCAGAGTCTGCTTCACTACCACCTTTCCAAAAAGCAAGATTT GATGTCCCGGAAATCTTGAAACTGAAACCTCAAGGCTGTGGGGTCATCAAAGCTATAAATAGGAACCACACACTGAGTAGCACAAATAAAAAGTACATTGCTAACATGTGTACATCTCATTTGATTGATCTGTGTGGATACAG CCCTAGCTCTGCCATGAAAGAGGCGATGGCACAGGCAATAGTGACAGCATTTCCTTGCCTGAAAGATCCAGAGGGTAAAGGATAT GAAACATGGTATATTAAAGGATCAAGAAAAAGATCTGCTAAAGGAGCATTTGAGGACCATTTGAGATACAGAAGACGTAAAAAGAAAGTTGATGATGAAAGCACAGTGGCCCATACTTCAAATGATCATAAAGATCCAGATGAAGAAGTAGAAGGACCAACTGCAACCTATGGTG ATGTGGAAAAAATGCAAGCCTTGACAGATTGGCTGAAACACAAAAATGGACCAGCAATGAAAGTCCGGACTACAATGAAGGAAACTACCTGGTACAGGAATAAAATTTATCAAGCCcaacaagaaaaatga
- the LOC139982862 gene encoding uncharacterized protein isoform X7, with amino-acid sequence MEPLVDSQLKGLDTSSSDSLPSTILLEPWGEEDILQSPQSASSLSFSDDSTELPPLKRQKFVLPASSTLSTAATTPSAAPLTLTQPPSAPTCNVPCSSTPLQGNPSPESASLPPFQKARFDVPEILKLKPQGCGVIKAINRNHTLSSTNKKYIANMCTSHLIDLCGYSPSSAMKEAMAQAIVTAFPCLKDPEGKGYETWYIKGSRKRSAKGAFEDHLRYRRRKKKVDDESTVAHTSNDHKDPDEEVEGPTATYGDVEKMQALTDWLKHKNGPAMKVRTTMKETTWYRNKIYQAQQEK; translated from the exons ATGGAACCACTAGTTGACTCTCAACTTAAGGGACTTGATACAAGTTCATCAGACTCCCTTCCATCTACTATATTGCTTGAGCCCTGGGGGGAGGAGGATATCCTGCAATCACCCCAAAGTGCCTCAAGCCTATCATTTTCTGATGACTCAACTGAATTACCACCCTTAAAAAGACAGAAGTTTGTGCTACCAGCTTCCTCAACTTTAAGTACTGCTGCAACAACACCATCAGCTGCTCCTTTGACCTTAACACAACCACCATCAGCACCTACCTGCAATGTACCATGTTCCTCAACACCCTTACAAGGAAATCCATCTCCAGAGTCTGCTTCACTACCACCTTTCCAAAAAGCAAGATTT GATGTCCCGGAAATCTTGAAACTGAAACCTCAAGGCTGTGGGGTCATCAAAGCTATAAATAGGAACCACACACTGAGTAGCACAAATAAAAAGTACATTGCTAACATGTGTACATCTCATTTGATTGATCTGTGTGGATACAG CCCTAGCTCTGCCATGAAAGAGGCGATGGCACAGGCAATAGTGACAGCATTTCCTTGCCTGAAAGATCCAGAGGGTAAAGGATAT GAAACATGGTATATTAAAGGATCAAGAAAAAGATCTGCTAAAGGAGCATTTGAGGACCATTTGAGATACAGAAGACGTAAAAAGAAAGTTGATGATGAAAGCACAGTGGCCCATACTTCAAATGATCATAAAGATCCAGATGAAGAAGTAGAAGGACCAACTGCAACCTATGGTG ATGTGGAAAAAATGCAAGCCTTGACAGATTGGCTGAAACACAAAAATGGACCAGCAATGAAAGTCCGGACTACAATGAAGGAAACTACCTGGTACAGGAATAAAATTTATCAAGCCcaacaagaaaaatga
- the LOC139982862 gene encoding uncharacterized protein isoform X8 — MKKVPNVAEILEKFQHLTERGMIEQDYEELFGAKGNMLYQKWPVVSAFILSYANSMCPKWRTILEVHLSKEQDFTQDERMYLAFCTLPLLFEGRKSAKGGRASSKETMDCFIDFQKEGVNLEQYLTQFDGRTQPFVLILGGTYCQPQQLFVIIERKAMVVDTLIAAIDLCYKAYQVLDLCYPPQAMGVWNALDTLIYDIKVPIEPGSIRAFRAYYHFKSSM, encoded by the exons atgaaaaaagtgcCAAATGTAGCTGAAATCTTGGAAAAGTTTCAACACCTTACTGAAAGAGGAATG aTTGAACAGGACTATGAGGAATTGTTTGGTGCAAAGGGTAACATGTTGTATCAGAAATGGCCTGTAGTATCTGCATTCATTTTGTCCTATGCAAATAGTATGTGCCCCAAATGGAGAACGATTCTAGAAGTACATTTGTCAAAGGAGCAAGATTTTACCCAGG ATGAACGGATGTATTTGGCATTTTGCACATTGCCATTGCTATTTGAAGGAAGGAAGAGTGCAAAAGGAGGGCGAGCTTCCAGCAAGGAAACCATGGACTGTTTTATAGATTTTCAGAAg GAGGGTGTAAACTTAGAGCAATACTTGACTCAATTTGATGGACGTACACAGCCATTCGTTTTGATCTTGGGAGGCACCTACTGCCAGCCACAGCAGCTCTTCGTCATCATTGAGCGAAAGGCAATGGTAGTAGACACACTCATTGCAGCAATTGACCTCTGCTACAAGGCTTACCAGGTTTTAGACCTCTGCTATCCACCTCAGGCTATGGGGGTATGGAATGCTTTAGACACTCTCATTTACGATATTAAAGTACCTATTGAACCAGGGTCTATCAGGGCATTCAGGGCATACTATCATTTCAAATCAAGTATGTAA